TTCAACACACAGAGCAAGCCCCCAGGGAAAATATATTGCATGTGGTTAACTAAATTAGTAAACGGTGTCTGCCTAAAGAGATATTTTCAAAGTACAAAATAATATGCAGGTATGACTCATGTAATTTTGATTGCATTAACAGACTGACATGTGCAGATCTGCAGACGGTGGTACAAACTCAGAAGAGTTAAAGCTTAAGGAATTTAGTAATTCAATAATAAACTTCCTCTCTCTAAACATTTACAAAGTATTGAAGAATTATTGATTTCACTTATTTAGTGTTAACCATACCTTTTAAAACAATAGTACAATCATCATAAATGAAGTAACAatgttatgatgatcataatggcagAAACATGATTGTATCAATCCTAATATTTTCTATCAAAATGGACAAAAGTACAAATATAAATAGTTAAactgaaaaaatcaataaaaatgcaaaagaacaaatataaatagttaaactgaaaaaatcaataataattgtgataaataaaattaacaacaaaaccAGCAAACAAGAACGTGCATGTCTCCTTGTACATGTATCTTGTTTCAGAAAGTGCTCATGCAATATGTAAAGTACAAGTTCTTGTTATGTTGAAAACAGTGCAATTGTGTGTTAATTTATAaacaatagattaataaaattacaaacacatacagatttCAAGGAACTATAATTAAACCCAAAATTCTTGAAGGAGAAAGCCAGAAAaaatagggggtaggggaggggtgagggagaaaaaaatgtaaatatccaaaatataaaggaaaaaaagaaaactacaaaactagtgtcttgagagagagagagagagagagagagagagagagagagagagagagagagagagagagagagagagagagagagagagagagagagagagagagagagagagagaggggggggggggggggagacagggaaaaagggagagaggggggaggagagagggaaagagggagggagaagtgagagagggaggggagggaaggagagggagagagggaaagaggggggggaggagagggagggagggagagagggaaagaggggggggaggagagggagagaggaaaggggggggaggagagagggaaagagagagggggaggagagagggaaagaggaggaggaggagagagggagggagggaaagagggagggaaagggagagagggagggagaaagggagagagggagggagaaagggagagagggcgggagaaagggagagagggagagaagggagaaagggagagagggagagagggagagaaagggagagagggagggagaaagggagagagggagggagaaagggagagagggcgggagaaagggagagagggcgggagaaagggagagagggcgggagaaagggagagagggagggagaaagggagagagggtgggagaaagggaggggagggagggagaaggggagggagggagacagggaggaagggagacagggagggggagagggagagggagagggagagggagagggagagggagagggagagggagagggagagggagggagggagggagagggagagggagagagggagaggggagagagagagagagagagagagagagagagagagagagagagagagagagagagagagagagagagagagagagagagagagagagagagagaaaatatattcaaGGTGGGCTAACCTATCATTGTTGGCCATGCTTCCGGAGGGCCTCCAGCCTCCCTGCGTGTCCCCCCCGCGGGTCGACGGTCCAGAGGAGCCCACACTGCCCCCCATCAAGTTCGAGCCGCTCCCATAACCGCCCTTACTATCGCTCATACCCCCGGCACTCCTCCAGGCATCACTTCCACCTCCGCTGCCGCCCACACCACTGCCACTGTacctgcaggggggaggggggaggaggggatggaaaaggcCGCCCGTCAACTCTCTACAATCATTGTCAATTCAAGGAATGCCGACTGTCCCTCTCTAGGCCGCGGCATATGACACTTCCTTAAAaatgagtgtggtggtggtgatatagATATGGACAGTGGACAGAGAACAGTAACAAGGATGGTAGCCTGTGCTGATGGACAATGGATGGTAGACAACAGTGACAAGGATGTTGGACAGTAGATACTCTACAATAGTGACAACGACATTGGACAGGGGATAGTTATCGATAGTGACAAGGACATAGGACAGGGGACAGTTAATGATAGTGACAAGGACATTGAACAGGGGATAGTTAATGATAGTGACAAAGACACTGGACAGGGGATGGTTGATGCTAATGAGAAGCATGATGAAAGGTAGATAGTCTACAATAGTAAGAAGGATGTTGGGAAaatgggtggaagtgggggggaagtgggggggaaggcAGACTGGGGACTGCAGTGACAAATATGGTAGACAGTGGGCAGTGGTGacaaagatggtggtgatggtgataaagggAAGAGTAAAGAACTATgggagataaggatgataataaaaataaggagtgGAACAAAGTTTTTAGTTTTaagatttttcttatatttctctctaaatctttctctTCCCACAAAACTCACAATTTGGCCATTTCAAAGACAAGTGAGAAAGGAAGtttataacactgatgataataatgataattaggataataatgataataataataatggaaagtgCCGGCTTTTTTCATGCTTGTGTTCTATgtttacaataatagtaacaaaagacaaaatgtgcttaaactatatatacaaataaacagatctGCTTCAATATCAACTCTGAATcaagaacatacaaacaaataagaatgagaattagaATAATCACAACACTGACTAATCATTAAACAAAACCAAATCTGGAAACcacatgataacacacacacgtgcgcacacatacaaaagcacacacagacacattcacacaaacatctATACACACCCACTACACAAACCCTAAAGGAGCAGTATCACCTACCTGTCTCTGGGCCTATCCCTTGAAGCCTGAGGAGGTGGGGGTCCTCTGTGGTCACGGTCATCCCTGGGGCCTGAGCGGTCAACAGGACGCCTATCCTCACGGTCACGGATTTCTCTTCTGTCGTCATAGCGGCTGCCTGTGCTGCCAGCACCCCCCCCGCCACGCATATCGTcgcgcccccctccgcccccagcACCATGGCTGCCATGGCTGCCGTGGCCTCCTCTATCAAATCGTGTAGAATCATTACCTCTCTCGTAATTTCTGTCCTCATACCTGTGGGTGTTGTGGATCATCTAACCAAGCCTATTCATCTGTCACTGACATCTCTAGTATGTTTTGTCTTATTTGTTTTGAAGTTGGCAAATCACAATCAATACTAATGCCAAGTGCAACAGTGAGATAAAAATTTCAACTAACCCTGTAGAAAACTATCTGTACACAAAGCCACTGATCCTTACCTGCGAGGTGGTGCGGGGGCATCATCTAGACGACCTCGGCTGTCTGTGGCTGGTCTCTTGCGGTCATCAAAGAAGTCTCGCCGGTCTCGCTCATCAGCCGGTCGCTTGAGGCTGCGGCGTGTTTCCTCATACCTGAAAATACAGTAGACTCCGGCTCATGCAAGCAGGCTCTGGTAGGCCAAGCTTTTCATTTGCAACATGCTCGTTACAATCATAATTTGAATGCACTGAATTCCAAGGGAGGATACTTATTATAATAAATGTCAAATGGACAGAAACTAGAATCAAATTAAAAAAGAAGCATTATCACAAGGGGctaaaaatgaaatcaaaatattTTCTTCCAAATTAGTTTAAGTCGATCAGGATGGGAGGATCAGTTTTACAAGGAAACCAAAATAAAAGGAACAAGTCAAATTTACGAcaactaatttttttttcctagCATTCCAGAGATAATACTGACCGGAGTCTACTGTTGAGGTTACTTGGTTAAAACTTtctaattaacaaataaaaaatcaattagAACATGTAGGTCTCAAATCTGTTGCCCAAAAATTCTCTGTACATCTATAAGAGTGTATGCACATTCAGGGTACTTCTACTAatactgtgagtgagtgagtgagtgagtgagtgagtgagtgagtgagtgagtgagtgagtgagtgagtgagtgagtgtgtgtgtgtgtgtgtgtgtgtgtgtgagtgagtgagtgagtgagtgagtgagtgagtgagtgagtgagtgagtgagtgtgtgagtgtgtgtgtgtgtgtgtgtgtgtgtgtgtgtgtgtgtgtgtgtgtgtgtgtgtgtgtgtgtgtgtgtgtgtgtgtgtgtgtgtgtgtgagtgtgagtgtgagtgtgtgtgtgtgtgtgtgtgcgtgtgcatttgtgtgtgtgtgcttgtgcatttgtgtgtgtgtgcgtgtgcatttgtgtgtgcgtgcgtgtgcatttgtgtgtgtgtgcgtgcgcatttgtgtgtgcgtgtgcatttgtgtgtgtgcgtgcgcatttgtgtggtgtgcatttgtgcgtgtggcGTGCACATTTGTGCGTGTGAGcatgcgcatttgtgtgtgtgagcatgcgcatttgtgtgtgtgcgtgcgcatttgtgtgtgtgtgtgtgcgtgcgcatttgtgtgtgtgtgtgtgcgtgcgcatttgtgtgtgtgtgtgtgtgtgcgcatttgtgtgtgtgtgtgtgcgtgcgcatttgtgtgtgtgtgtgtgcacatttgtgtgtgtgcgtgcgtgtgcatttgtgtgtgtgcgtgcgtgtgcatttgtgtgtgtacgtgcgcatttgtgtgcgtgcgcatttgtgtgtgcgtgcgcatttgtgtgcgtgcgcatttgtgtgtgtgcgagcacatttgtgtgtgtgtggatttgtgtgtgtgcgcgtgcacttgtgtgtatgcgtgcatttgtgtgtgtgtgcgcgtgcacttgtgtgtatgcgtgcatttgtgtgtgtgtgtgtgtgtgtgtgtgtgtgtgtgtgtgtgtgtgtgtgtgtgtgtgtgtgtgtgtgtgtgtgtgtgtgtgtgtgtgtgtatttgtgtgagtgcgcatttgtgtgtatttgtgtgtgtgcacatatgtagatGTCACTGTGCATTTTCAACATCtctaaatttaataataaaaggCATTGTGGGCTTCAGATAAGAACCTGGGAAATAAAAACATAGGAAGGCTCAAAGTTccagaatataaacaaaaatgtaatATAGCAATGTATGGTCACTAacagatatagtaataataatgaaataaacaaggAGATAAAATTAACATACTATAAACAAAATAACATTGTTGTATAATTCCTAACAATGTAAATATTTGTCAATTGCATAAATTATCACATAGTAAAACCTTAAATTTACCTATCAATATATTCAAATCCTCTCATTAAAAATAGAGATCATACAAAAAGTATTATAAACAACAATTAAAAGTTTCATCTAGGATAGACTGCTCCATACTTACAATAATACTACAGAATAAAACCTTTCTGTATGAATTCTAGTTTTTCCAAGATGTACTACATGCATAACAATCTCCAAATCAAGCAAATTCCATGCAGATTTACCAATGCTAACagaattttttgtttttgccaTTCTCTGTACAGGAATTAGATCAAAATGCCAGGAATAAAGAACAGAAGCCAACATCACTCTGTGGAGCTTAAGCATCACAAGCAGAAATAAAGCTTATCtagtttatcatttcttttataaaaGTATTCAAGTGCCTCACTTCACATACTCAGGAGTTTTACACTAAGGCAAGAACACTATGCCAGATCTTTTATGACATTAGTACCATTTGCTGTTTCTATCACATTGGTTTATTTTGTATGTCGCACTTTCCCACAAACTTCACGTTATATTCTTTCATTATCTTCTATATATAATTAGAAATCTGCAATTGACAATTATGTTTCAATATTCCTAAATTGCTTGAATTTTCATCTTCTTGTTACCCAGAAAGATTCCAATACACACTATGACAGACGTGTGTCAAATAGGCCTGGCCACCCAAACACTCGTGAGCGGTGACACGACTGTGCTTCCCCTTTGCAAAGCCATTTTGCCTATACCTTCTAATCTAATTCAATATTACATAACATGAGGTTTTCTATCCCGAATTTAAAACTAGGCTAatgaatcatgaaaaaaaataaataaaataaccaactattaaaacaatataaaaaattcTGACAAAAAAATCTTACAATTCTCAAATCTTGGCTAGGTTACAAAAGGCAATACAGAAGTGAAAAGTACTGCAAATGTCTTACCTCATCTGCTGCCTGCGAAGTTCTTCACGTTCCctttctaacttctctctctctaatctctggTGTTCTCTCTCCATTCGAAGGAGCTCCTGCTTCTGGCGTTCAATTCTCTCACGCTCAATGCGcaacttctctctttccctattgaGAAGAAATGGTTTCAATTTGTTATTCAAAAGATTTATCAGAAAGATGGTTCTTTTACCCCTACCACCACAATCAATACTTCCAATCACTATAGCATCAAAAGCAATCTCTGGATTTTCTAGTAAGTCTTTAGTATTTTTTAATTCACGAATACATCAAATCTatatcattttcctttccattACCCTGAGCTATAAGTcttgttgctttgttttttaaTAACATCTCTAATTACCTTTGAAGCCTCTCTGCCTCTTCACGCTGCCGTCTTTCAATATTTCTTTGTCTGACCTCATCCTCTCTTCGCCtacgctcctcctccctcattatcCTCTCCCGTGCACGAATTCGCTGACGTTCACGTTCTTCCATAATCTGTGAGTGATGATACTTTGACAATTTCATTATTCACTCAATACTTTCCCTTTCATAATTTTTCCATACCTATATTCAAGCTAACAAAATAACATATGAATCAGTAAacctattctttatcatcatctgtgCATTATGGACTCAATAATCCTCTCTACAGTTGATTCATGAGATTTTATTTTGAACTTCAGCAGATTACACAGCAAATGCCAGTCTACATGATATCTAGTCAAAAAAAGAGactaatataattatctattttttattttgtataacaCAAGCTCTCATCACAGCAGCCTTTTACCTGTTTGAAACTGAGAACATCATTCCGGCCTCCCCTTGTGTGTCCACCCCTAAAGTTGTTACCACGGTGATCCTGCCTGCGATCATATGGGCGGTTGTTCCTGGGGCCTCTTCGCTCACGATCATGCTCCTTGTTACGGGCCACTTCCTCCTTGCCCTctggtttcttctcttccttcttctcaccctctttctctcccttttcttccaccccctctttcttttctgtgctaggttctttcttgtctccttcctttttctctccatccttcttcttttcactgCTTGGCTCCTTTTTGGATTCTGAGGGCTTGCGgttggatgatgacgatgatgaggatttGGTTCTGGTGGGGCCTCCAGGTTCTCCTTTGGCCTATgaaaacacatacatgtaaatttgTTAAAGTTGTTAGGCTCTATCTATAATTCTTTCTAAGatatttaaaatcaaatacagcCACATAGCAGTTGGGACAGGGAAGCAGGTAATTATAATGCCAAAGAGACCAGTTGGGGGATATACAGAGGCGGGCTAGTGGAGCAGAGGTTTgtaagaggagggaatgagggaaaggaaagatagacagacaggcacaagcaggcttctttcctattttcataCTTCTCTTGGAGAAAGGTATTGGTCTTACCTTTTCTACTTGTATCATGCGGCCATGAAGCTCTGTGTGGTTGAGCTGTGAAATACACTTAGAAGCATCTTCACTGCTCATCATTGTGACAAAACCATAACATTTTGCTCCAGGAGTTTTGGCATTTGTTACAATCTTGGCACTCATCACCTGGGGAGAAAAAAGTGGGGGGATAAAAAACCAAATGTCTAAGACTTACAATGGGTCTGAAAATATCACCATGTACATATATTGAATGTGAAAGTATGCTCCTTGCAcaacttataaatacatatgcattaagtacattatatatataaatacatacatatatatatatatatatatatatatatatatatatatatataaaatgcctgTAATGAAGTCACAGATGGCATTGCATTACACACCCATGCCCTTAAATTGATTGGAGGAAGTATGTCATTCTATAACATTATATCTCTGGTTTTACTATTGCATATGGCCCCCTAAAATGATGGGAATCACTTTTTTTCTAAACTCTACCAACAGGGAATACAGTACCTAATATTGTGTTTGAAATATCAAATAAACTGCTGATGCACACCAATATCCCCCCCATTTCTGGGTACTAGCTGATTTTAATACCACAGCTACAGGGTTAGGTAGTAATTCTGGCAGTTCAAATCACATTACATCTTCCTCTTTAGTTATATAATGACTTACTTGACTTCCTATAACACAAGTAATcactaaatataaataattactcATCTGTGTAACATTCCTTGATatttttcctgcttctccctaaCACTCAACAATCACTAAAGCCACTTCTGAAGACGCATACACCAAAAAATTCTCATCAATATTTACAATTCACAAATAAAGGCATGTCATCCCTACATACTACAAAAGAAATACCAAGGATCCATCAAACAAGCCTTATAGTGAAGCAAGTTTTAAAGTCCTTCTTTATGCTGACAGTATTTAGAACTATTTCGAAATATGGTCAATGCTAAACCATAATGTACATTTT
The DNA window shown above is from Penaeus vannamei isolate JL-2024 chromosome 12, ASM4276789v1, whole genome shotgun sequence and carries:
- the LOC113803611 gene encoding SAFB-like transcription modulator isoform X5, whose amino-acid sequence is MSTEGKTKKIDDLRVVDLRAELEKRGLDKSGVKAVLTDRLRKSGNLQWASVTSDEITTRKFAEGLALEDEGQNPEEFDFEGSLPSTPAKPNRKSVDAEGDDEMVNHVNGDSANHEEEEEEEEEEQGEPQGQTQTVDATGEDVEVEQKDEENMKAEESADPCEEVGMEESEEVGEDEVGHHPDEEDTRNMEDDSINLMLEDEDKMLEDEMTFNYSERLDHDDSSNADGKERSHIKEGSTATHASADSATGNKDTTDTDSQDKKECEKPKSTSGEDKGKDDKLKDDKDHKSKGGSGSSSSSSSSSSGRNLWVSGLASSTRAQDLKSVFSKYGKVMSAKIVTNAKTPGAKCYGFVTMMSSEDASKCISQLNHTELHGRMIQVEKAKGEPGGPTRTKSSSSSSSNRKPSESKKEPSSEKKKDGEKKEGDKKEPSTEKKEGVEEKGEKEGEKKEEKKPEGKEEVARNKEHDRERRGPRNNRPYDRRQDHRGNNFRGGHTRGGRNDVLSFKQYHHSQIMEERERQRIRARERIMREEERRRREDEVRQRNIERRQREEAERLQREREKLRIERERIERQKQELLRMEREHQRLEREKLEREREELRRQQMSRLRYEETRRSLKRPADERDRRDFFDDRKRPATDSRGRLDDAPAPPRRGGHGSHGSHGAGGGGGRDDMRGGGGAGSTGSRYDDRREIRDREDRRPVDRSGPRDDRDHRGPPPPQASRDRPRDRYSGSGVGGSGGGSDAWRSAGGMSDSKGGYGSGSNLMGGSVGSSGPSTRGGDTQGGWRPSGSMANNDRWGGSGGPGMGSRSSSSMGGMAMGDMIRSNAHHLSQPGMGGMGMGMGMQNDRFPMSDFRKY
- the LOC113803611 gene encoding SAFB-like transcription modulator isoform X2; this encodes MSTEGKTKKIDDLRVVDLRAELEKRGLDKSGVKAVLTDRLRKSGNLQWASVTSDEITTRKFAEGLALEDEGQNPEEFDFEGSLPSTPAKPNRKSVDAEGDDEMVNHVNGDSANHEEEEEEEEEEQGEPQGQTQTVDATGEDVEVEQKDEENMKAEESADPCEEVGMEESEEVGEDEVGHHPDEEDTRNMEDDSINLMLEDEDKMLEDEMTFNYSERLDHDDSSNADGKERSHIKEGSTATHASADSATGNKDTTDTDSQDKKECEKPKSTSGEDKGKDDKLKDDKDHKSKGGSGSSSSSSSSSSGRNLWVSGLASSTRAQDLKSVFSKYGKVMSAKIVTNAKTPGAKCYGFVTMMSSEDASKCISQLNHTELHGRMIQVEKAKGEPGGPTRTKSSSSSSSNRKPSESKKEPSSEKKKDGEKKEGDKKEPSTEKKEGVEEKGEKEGEKKEEKKPEGKEEVARNKEHDRERRGPRNNRPYDRRQDHRGNNFRGGHTRGGRNDVLSFKQYHHSQIMEERERQRIRARERIMREEERRRREDEVRQRNIERRQREEAERLQREREKLRIERERIERQKQELLRMEREHQRLEREKLEREREELRRQQMRYEETRRSLKRPADERDRRDFFDDRKRPATDSRGRLDDAPAPPRRYEDRNYERGNDSTRFDRGGHGSHGSHGAGGGGGRDDMRGGGGAGSTGSRYDDRREIRDREDRRPVDRSGPRDDRDHRGPPPPQASRDRPRDRYSGSGVGGSGGGSDAWRSAGGMSDSKGGYGSGSNLMGGSVGSSGPSTRGGDTQGGWRPSGSMANNDRWGGSGGPGMGSRSSSSMGGMAMGDMIRSNAHHLSQPGMGGMGMGMGMQNDRFPMSDFRKY
- the LOC113803611 gene encoding SAFB-like transcription modulator isoform X10, whose protein sequence is MSTEGKTKKIDDLRVVDLRAELEKRGLDKSGVKAVLTDRLRKALEDEGQNPEEFDFEGSLPSTPAKPNRKSVDAEGDDEMVNHVNGDSANHEEEEEEEEEEQGEPQGQTQTVDATGMEESEEVGEDEVGHHPDEEDTRNMEDDSINLMLEDEDKMLEDEMTFNYSERLDHDDSSNADGKERSHIKEGSTATHASADSATGNKDTTDTDSQDKKECEKPKSTSGEDKGKDDKLKDDKDHKSKGGSGSSSSSSSSSSGRNLWVSGLASSTRAQDLKSVFSKYGKVMSAKIVTNAKTPGAKCYGFVTMMSSEDASKCISQLNHTELHGRMIQVEKAKGEPGGPTRTKSSSSSSSNRKPSESKKEPSSEKKKDGEKKEGDKKEPSTEKKEGVEEKGEKEGEKKEEKKPEGKEEVARNKEHDRERRGPRNNRPYDRRQDHRGNNFRGGHTRGGRNDVLSFKQYHHSQIMEERERQRIRARERIMREEERRRREDEVRQRNIERRQREEAERLQREREKLRIERERIERQKQELLRMEREHQRLEREKLEREREELRRQQMSRLRYEETRRSLKRPADERDRRDFFDDRKRPATDSRGRLDDAPAPPRRYEDRNYERGNDSTRFDRGGHGSHGSHGAGGGGGRDDMRGGGGAGSTGSRYDDRREIRDREDRRPVDRSGPRDDRDHRGPPPPQASRDRPRDRYSGSGVGGSGGGSDAWRSAGGMSDSKGGYGSGSNLMGGSVGSSGPSTRGGDTQGGWRPSGSMANNDRWGGSGGPGMGSRSSSSMGGMAMGDMIRSNAHHLSQPGMGGMGMGMGMQNDRFPMSDFRKY
- the LOC113803611 gene encoding SAFB-like transcription modulator isoform X6, whose translation is MSTEGKTKKIDDLRVVDLRAELEKRGLDKSGVKAVLTDRLRKSGNLQWASVTSDEITTRKFAEGLALEDEGQNPEEFDFEGSLPSTPAKPNRKSVDAEGDDEMVNHVNGDSANHEEEEEEEEEEQGEPQGQTQTVDATGEDVEVEQKDEENMKAEESADPCEEVGMEESEEVGEDEVGHHPDEEDTRNMEDDSINLMLEDEDKMLEDEMTFNYSERLDHDDSSNADGKERSHIKEGSTATHASADSATGNKDTTDTDSQDKKECEKPKSTSGEDKGKDDKLKDDKDHKSKGGSGSSSSSSSSSSGRNLWVSGLASSTRAQDLKSVFSKYGKVMSAKIVTNAKTPGAKCYGFVTMMSSEDASKCISQLNHTELHGRMIQVEKAKGEPGGPTRTKSSSSSSSNRKPSESKKEPSSEKKKDGEKKEGDKKEPSTEKKEGVEEKGEKEGEKKEEKKPEGKEEVARNKEHDRERRGPRNNRPYDRRQDHRGNNFRGGHTRGGRNDVLSFKQYHHSQIMEERERQRIRARERIMREEERRRREDEVRQRNIERRQREEAERLQREREKLRIERERIERQKQELLRMEREHQRLEREKLEREREELRRQQMRYEETRRSLKRPADERDRRDFFDDRKRPATDSRGRLDDAPAPPRRGGHGSHGSHGAGGGGGRDDMRGGGGAGSTGSRYDDRREIRDREDRRPVDRSGPRDDRDHRGPPPPQASRDRPRDRYSGSGVGGSGGGSDAWRSAGGMSDSKGGYGSGSNLMGGSVGSSGPSTRGGDTQGGWRPSGSMANNDRWGGSGGPGMGSRSSSSMGGMAMGDMIRSNAHHLSQPGMGGMGMGMGMQNDRFPMSDFRKY
- the LOC113803611 gene encoding SAFB-like transcription modulator isoform X9, which produces MSTEGKTKKIDDLRVVDLRAELEKRGLDKSGVKAVLTDRLRKALEDEGQNPEEFDFEGSLPSTPAKPNRKSVDAEGDDEMVNHVNGDSANHEEEEEEEEEEQGEPQGQTQTVDATGEDVEVEQKDEENMKAEESADPCEEVGMEESEEVGEDEVGHHPDEEDTRNMEDDSINLMLEDEDKMLEDEMTFNYSERLDHDDSSNADGKERSHIKEGSTATHASADSATGNKDTTDTDSQDKKECEKPKSTSGEDKGKDDKLKDDKDHKSKGGSGSSSSSSSSSSGRNLWVSGLASSTRAQDLKSVFSKYGKVMSAKIVTNAKTPGAKCYGFVTMMSSEDASKCISQLNHTELHGRMIQVEKAKGEPGGPTRTKSSSSSSSNRKPSESKKEPSSEKKKDGEKKEGDKKEPSTEKKEGVEEKGEKEGEKKEEKKPEGKEEVARNKEHDRERRGPRNNRPYDRRQDHRGNNFRGGHTRGGRNDVLSFKQIMEERERQRIRARERIMREEERRRREDEVRQRNIERRQREEAERLQREREKLRIERERIERQKQELLRMEREHQRLEREKLEREREELRRQQMSRLRYEETRRSLKRPADERDRRDFFDDRKRPATDSRGRLDDAPAPPRRYEDRNYERGNDSTRFDRGGHGSHGSHGAGGGGGRDDMRGGGGAGSTGSRYDDRREIRDREDRRPVDRSGPRDDRDHRGPPPPQASRDRPRDRYSGSGVGGSGGGSDAWRSAGGMSDSKGGYGSGSNLMGGSVGSSGPSTRGGDTQGGWRPSGSMANNDRWGGSGGPGMGSRSSSSMGGMAMGDMIRSNAHHLSQPGMGGMGMGMGMQNDRFPMSDFRKY
- the LOC113803611 gene encoding SAFB-like transcription modulator isoform X4, with the translated sequence MSTEGKTKKIDDLRVVDLRAELEKRGLDKSGVKAVLTDRLRKSGNLQWASVTSDEITTRKFAEGLALEDEGQNPEEFDFEGSLPSTPAKPNRKSVDAEGDDEMVNHVNGDSANHEEEEEEEEEEQGEPQGQTQTVDATGEDVEVEQKDEENMKAEESADPCEEVGMEESEEVGEDEVGHHPDEEDTRNMEDDSINLMLEDEDKMLEDEMTFNYSERLDHDDSSNADGKERSHIKEGSTATHASADSATGNKDTTDTDSQDKKECEKPKSTSGEDKGKDDKLKDDKDHKSKGGSGSSSSSSSSSSGRNLWVSGLASSTRAQDLKSVFSKYGKVMSAKIVTNAKTPGAKCYGFVTMMSSEDASKCISQLNHTELHGRMIQVEKAKGEPGGPTRTKSSSSSSSNRKPSESKKEPSSEKKKDGEKKEGDKKEPSTEKKEGVEEKGEKEGEKKEEKKPEGKEEVARNKEHDRERRGPRNNRPYDRRQDHRGNNFRGGHTRGGRNDVLSFKQIMEERERQRIRARERIMREEERRRREDEVRQRNIERRQREEAERLQREREKLRIERERIERQKQELLRMEREHQRLEREKLEREREELRRQQMRYEETRRSLKRPADERDRRDFFDDRKRPATDSRGRLDDAPAPPRRYEDRNYERGNDSTRFDRGGHGSHGSHGAGGGGGRDDMRGGGGAGSTGSRYDDRREIRDREDRRPVDRSGPRDDRDHRGPPPPQASRDRPRDRYSGSGVGGSGGGSDAWRSAGGMSDSKGGYGSGSNLMGGSVGSSGPSTRGGDTQGGWRPSGSMANNDRWGGSGGPGMGSRSSSSMGGMAMGDMIRSNAHHLSQPGMGGMGMGMGMQNDRFPMSDFRKY
- the LOC113803611 gene encoding SAFB-like transcription modulator isoform X3 — translated: MSTEGKTKKIDDLRVVDLRAELEKRGLDKSGVKAVLTDRLRKSGNLQWASVTSDEITTRKFAEGLALEDEGQNPEEFDFEGSLPSTPAKPNRKSVDAEGDDEMVNHVNGDSANHEEEEEEEEEEQGEPQGQTQTVDATGEDVEVEQKDEENMKAEESADPCEEVGMEESEEVGEDEVGHHPDEEDTRNMEDDSINLMLEDEDKMLEDEMTFNYSERLDHDDSSNADGKERSHIKEGSTATHASADSATGNKDTTDTDSQDKKECEKPKSTSGEDKGKDDKLKDDKDHKSKGGSGSSSSSSSSSSGRNLWVSGLASSTRAQDLKSVFSKYGKVMSAKIVTNAKTPGAKCYGFVTMMSSEDASKCISQLNHTELHGRMIQVEKAKGEPGGPTRTKSSSSSSSNRKPSESKKEPSSEKKKDGEKKEGDKKEPSTEKKEGVEEKGEKEGEKKEEKKPEGKEEVARNKEHDRERRGPRNNRPYDRRQDHRGNNFRGGHTRGGRNDVLSFKQIMEERERQRIRARERIMREEERRRREDEVRQRNIERRQREEAERLQREREKLRIERERIERQKQELLRMEREHQRLEREKLEREREELRRQQMSRLRYEETRRSLKRPADERDRRDFFDDRKRPATDSRGRLDDAPAPPRRYEDRNYERGNDSTRFDRGGHGSHGSHGAGGGGGRDDMRGGGGAGSTGSRYDDRREIRDREDRRPVDRSGPRDDRDHRGPPPPQASRDRPRDRYSGSGVGGSGGGSDAWRSAGGMSDSKGGYGSGSNLMGGSVGSSGPSTRGGDTQGGWRPSGSMANNDRWGGSGGPGMGSRSSSSMGGMAMGDMIRSNAHHLSQPGMGGMGMGMGMQNDRFPMSDFRKY